One genomic region from Anguilla rostrata isolate EN2019 chromosome 2, ASM1855537v3, whole genome shotgun sequence encodes:
- the mmp21 gene encoding matrix metallopeptidase-21, producing the protein MLTSIRLIALILLTDISAVAEKIFHNRDHSDVEIQQQADPIIDEGTAQQFLSKYGFIKPVNWEEIQFENEEAVLSDDSPAPKDIVSVIQEGGSLSRMGIKDQSDDPAESLQFTSALEEFQRVSGLPVTGAFDDATKAAMNEPRCGVPDKEEPADSSDAQNATETELRNATAGNITASNAANETVNGTEDWRASTEVSHGKLHLKTLLSKGRRKREAEGLGHMAFSKKVLKWRLIGEGYSSQLSIDDQRYVFRLAFRMWSEVSPLEFEEDSHSPLEEIDIRLGFGTGRHLGCTQRFDGAGREFAHAWFLGDIHFDDDEHFTAPNAGSGISLLKVAVHEIGHVLGLPHIHRTGSIMQPNYLPQDAGFEIDWLDRKAIQHLYGACNGRFSTVFDWIRKERTPYGEEVIRFNTYFMRDGWYWMYENRSNRTRYGDPVAVQAGWHGIPADGVDAYVHVWTWSTDAVYFFKGTQYWRYDSENDRVYTEDPKGHRYPRLISEGFPGVPGPIDTAFYNRRDNHIYFFKGPDVYSFDVSANAKARGFPKRIDEVFPAAVPGDHPGGYLDAAYFSYTHNAVFLLKGTRFWRVVSGKDRLRQPSLPRNSLLPHREVEDQWFDICNVHATALKLSG; encoded by the exons ATGCTGACCTCCATACGGCTGATCGCCTTAATCTTACTGACGGACATTTCAGCTGTGGCAGAAAAGATTTTCCACAACCGAGACCATTCCGATGTCGAAATACAGCAACAAGCCGATCCCATAATTGACGAAGGCACAGCACAG CAATTTCTCTCCAAGTACGGCTTCATAAAGCCAGTCAACTGGGAGGAAATCCAATTTGAAAACGAAGAAGCCGTTCTCTCTGATGACAGCCCAGCGCCAAAGGACATCGTGTCAGTAATTCAAGAGGGAGGATCCTTATCCCGGATGGGGATAAAAGACCAATCAGATGATCCGGCTGAAAGCTTGCAGTTCACCTCAGCCCTCGAAGAGTTCCAGAGAGTTTCGGGCCTACCTGTCACAGGGGCGTTTGACGACGCCACCAAAGCAGCGATGAATGAGCCCAGGTGTGGGGTCCCTGACAAAGAGGAGCCAGCCGATTCCTCTGACGCACAGAACGCCACCGAGACAGAGCTCAGAAACGCCACCGCCGGCAACATCACGGCAAGCAACGCCGCAAACGAGACCGTCAACGGCACGGAGGATTGGCGGGCGTCCACGGAGGTCTCCCATGGGAAGCTCCACCTGAAAACTCTTCTGTCAAAGGggcggaggaagagggaggCCGAGGGACTGGGGCACATGGCCTTCTCCAAGAAGGTGCTGAAGTGGAGGCTGATAGGAGAGGGCTACAGCAGCCAGCTCTCCATTGACGACCAGCGCTACGTCTTCAGGCTGGCCTTCAGGATGTGGAGCGAGGTGTCGCCGCTGGAGTTCGAGGAGGACTCGCACTCGCCCTTGGAGGAGATCGACATCAGGCTGGGGTTTGGAACAG GCAGACACTTGGGATGCACTCAGAGGTTCGATGGGGCCGGCCGCGAGTTTGCCCACGCGTGGTTCCTCGGAGATATCCACTTTGACGACGACGAACACTTCACCGCGCCCAACGCGGGGAGCGGGATCAGCCTCCTCAAA GTGGCTGTTCATGAGATTGGCCATGTTCTGGGCTTGCCCCACATCCACAGAACGGGCTCCATCATGCAGCCCAACTACCTGCCGCAGGATGCAGGCTTCGAGATTGACTGGCTGGACAGGAAAGCCATACAACATCTGTATG GGGCCTGCAATGGCCGCTTCAGCACTGTGTTTGACTGGATCAGGAAGGAGAGGACCCCGTATGGAGAGGAGGTGATCCGGTTCAACACCTACTTCATGCGGGACGGCTGGTACTGGATGTACGAGAACCGGAGCAACCGCACCCGCTACGGGGATCCCGTGGCCGTGCAGGCGGGCTGGCACGGGATCCCGGCGGACGGCGTGGACGCCTACGTGCACGTGTGGACCTGGAGCACCGACGCCGTCTACTTCTTTAAAG GCACTCAGTATTGGAGGTACGACAGTGAGAACGACCGGGTGTACACGGAGGACCCCAAGGGACACCGCTACCCCAGACTCATCTCTGAGGGGTTTCCCGGGGTCCCTGGCCCCATTGACACAGCCTTCTACAACAGGAGGGACAACCACATCTACTTTTTCAAGGGCCCAGAT GTGTACAGCTTCGACGTGAGCGCCAACGCGAAGGCGCGCGGGTTCCCGAAGAGGATCGATGAGGTGTTCCCCGCGGCGGTGCCCGGCGATCATCCGGGGGGCTACCTGGACGCGGCCTACTTCTCTTACACGCACAACGCCGTCTTCCTGCTGAAGGGTACGCGGTTCTGGAGGGTGGTGAGCGGCAAGGACCGCTTACgccagccctccctcccccgcaaCAGCCTGCTGCCCCACAGGGAGGTGGAGGACCAGTGGTTTGACATCTGCAACGTGCACGCCACAGCTCTGAAACTCAGCGGCTGA